A single Marinobacter sp. es.042 DNA region contains:
- a CDS encoding GNAT family N-acetyltransferase gives MDISIEPGRVDHLDGIHALVLEWGYTASRLRTKAWLEAITDSPDHQIFVALSGGSVAGWIAVEKRLFLSELFVAEITGLVVGSRARRAGIGQLLVQSAEDWSSSMGLPRVVVRSNVTRLESHGFYPAVGYTQSKTTHVYTKDLKQPGSEP, from the coding sequence ATGGACATTTCAATCGAACCGGGGCGGGTTGATCATCTTGATGGCATTCACGCTCTGGTCCTCGAATGGGGTTACACAGCCAGCAGGCTTCGAACGAAAGCATGGCTCGAGGCAATCACTGACTCTCCCGACCATCAGATTTTCGTCGCCCTTTCCGGGGGTTCGGTCGCTGGGTGGATAGCAGTGGAAAAGCGCCTGTTCCTCAGCGAGCTGTTTGTCGCGGAAATTACAGGCCTGGTTGTAGGCTCCCGCGCACGGAGGGCTGGTATCGGCCAGTTATTGGTCCAATCTGCTGAAGACTGGTCCAGCTCTATGGGACTCCCGCGGGTGGTGGTACGCTCTAATGTAACGCGCCTTGAGTCTCATGGCTTTTATCCGGCGGTTGGTTATACGCAATCCAAAACAACGCATGTCTACACCAAAGACCTCAAGCAGCCCGGATCGGAGCCCTGA
- a CDS encoding SDR family oxidoreductase: MRKNILITGASTGLGEGMAREWAAKGCNLALCARRADKLEALQRELQQAHPDIRVLVRGLDVCDYDQVFEVFRGFRDELGSLDRVVVNAGIGSSQPIGRGHFAANRHTAETNFIAAIAQSEAAMEIFLEQNSGHLVLMSSVSGVRGFRGPLNVYAATKAAVASLAEGLQLDTKGKPINVSNIMPGYILTDINRDTKNAPFRVDLETGVKALVKAIESEKRRAYVPWWPWTPLSYVIKSLPFGLFARAM, from the coding sequence ATGCGAAAGAACATTCTGATTACCGGTGCCAGCACCGGTCTCGGGGAAGGCATGGCTCGCGAATGGGCGGCCAAAGGCTGTAATCTGGCGCTCTGTGCGCGCCGGGCAGACAAGCTGGAAGCTCTCCAGCGGGAATTGCAGCAGGCTCATCCGGATATCCGGGTACTGGTCCGAGGCCTTGATGTCTGCGATTACGATCAGGTGTTCGAAGTGTTCCGGGGCTTCCGGGATGAGCTCGGTAGTCTTGATCGGGTGGTGGTTAACGCAGGTATTGGCAGCTCACAGCCCATCGGCCGTGGACATTTTGCCGCCAACCGCCACACCGCCGAGACCAACTTCATCGCTGCTATTGCCCAGAGTGAGGCGGCCATGGAGATCTTCCTCGAGCAGAACAGCGGTCACCTGGTGTTAATGTCGTCTGTCAGTGGTGTTCGCGGCTTCCGTGGTCCACTGAACGTATACGCTGCCACCAAGGCCGCCGTAGCCTCTCTGGCGGAAGGCCTGCAACTGGATACAAAGGGCAAGCCCATTAACGTCAGCAACATCATGCCGGGCTACATTCTCACCGATATTAACCGCGATACGAAAAATGCCCCCTTCCGGGTGGATCTGGAAACCGGCGTGAAGGCCCTCGTAAAAGCCATTGAATCCGAGAAACGCCGGGCCTACGTGCCCTGGTGGCCATGGACGCCGCTGAGCTACGTGATCAAATCCCTTCCCTTTGGATTATTTGCCAGAGCAATGTAA
- a CDS encoding YnfA family protein, whose product MPELKTIGLFLVTALAEIVGCYLPYLWLREGKSIWLLVPGALSLAAFAWLLSLHPTAAGRVYAAYGGVYIFMAILWLWAIDGIRPTVWDLVGSGVALLGMAIIMFAPRGA is encoded by the coding sequence TTGCCTGAACTGAAAACCATCGGCCTTTTTCTCGTCACCGCGCTGGCTGAAATCGTTGGCTGCTACCTACCCTATCTCTGGCTTCGCGAGGGAAAGAGCATCTGGCTTCTGGTACCCGGGGCCCTGAGCCTGGCGGCATTTGCCTGGTTACTTTCCCTGCATCCTACTGCCGCCGGTCGGGTTTATGCGGCCTACGGCGGTGTGTATATCTTTATGGCCATTCTCTGGCTTTGGGCTATTGATGGTATCCGGCCAACCGTTTGGGATCTGGTGGGATCCGGCGTAGCACTGCTCGGCATGGCGATCATCATGTTTGCGCCTAGAGGCGCATAA
- a CDS encoding DksA/TraR family C4-type zinc finger protein, translating to MAGGWSRDGAVQEQIDASVEDEIQRARSQLAKGESAEECDECGAPIPEARRKAIPGVRLCIDCQSAHEKEHSQSGGINRRGSKDSQLR from the coding sequence ATGGCAGGCGGATGGTCTCGTGATGGTGCGGTTCAGGAACAGATCGACGCAAGCGTTGAGGATGAAATCCAGCGCGCACGCAGCCAGTTGGCCAAAGGCGAAAGTGCCGAGGAATGTGATGAGTGCGGAGCACCAATTCCAGAGGCCCGGCGCAAGGCCATTCCCGGTGTTCGTTTGTGCATTGACTGCCAGTCGGCCCATGAAAAGGAGCACAGCCAGTCTGGCGGCATCAATCGCAGGGGCAGCAAGGACAGCCAGCTGCGATAG
- a CDS encoding ChaB family protein, whose protein sequence is METAHKVAWAAVKEEYHKEGDRWVKGKSRE, encoded by the coding sequence ATAGAGACGGCCCACAAAGTAGCCTGGGCGGCGGTTAAAGAGGAATATCACAAGGAGGGCGACAGGTGGGTCAAAGGCAAATCCCGAGAATGA
- a CDS encoding serine hydrolase domain-containing protein gives MSREAANLERLHSLIVVHEGQEVLALDLKSAGLDTPTNIKSLSKTVLAALVGIGIEKGVFEGTNQPVVETLGDRIPASATEGVDRITLGHLLSLQAGLQRTSGRYYGPWVNSDNWVHHVLTRPFVDEPGGRMLYSTGSSHLLSAALTESAGRSTLALAREWLGEPLNITIPAWGRDPQGIYFGGNNMALSPRDLAKIGELYRNEGRLGDRRLFPENWVRESWIGRGRSAYTDDPYGYGWFQQPLAGEMGYYGRGYGGQVLYVMPARKLTVVMTSDPTPPSPGSAFLRRQFQLIEEHIIPAVDN, from the coding sequence GTGTCCAGAGAAGCTGCAAACCTTGAGCGCCTTCACTCCTTGATTGTTGTCCATGAGGGCCAGGAAGTTCTGGCATTGGATTTGAAGAGTGCCGGGCTCGACACGCCAACCAACATCAAATCTCTCTCCAAGACAGTACTCGCCGCGCTGGTGGGTATCGGCATCGAAAAAGGTGTGTTCGAGGGAACCAATCAACCGGTTGTTGAAACGCTCGGTGACCGCATACCCGCCTCCGCCACCGAGGGCGTAGACCGGATAACTCTGGGGCACCTGCTGTCTTTGCAGGCCGGGTTGCAGCGGACATCTGGCCGTTACTATGGCCCATGGGTGAACAGCGATAACTGGGTGCACCATGTGCTTACCCGGCCGTTCGTGGATGAGCCAGGCGGTCGCATGCTCTACTCTACCGGCAGCAGCCACCTGCTCTCGGCGGCGCTCACCGAAAGCGCCGGGCGCAGCACGCTCGCCCTGGCCCGGGAATGGTTGGGCGAGCCTCTGAATATAACCATTCCTGCCTGGGGCCGGGATCCCCAGGGGATTTATTTTGGTGGCAATAATATGGCTCTTTCGCCAAGGGACCTGGCCAAAATCGGCGAGCTTTATCGCAATGAAGGCCGCCTTGGTGATCGGCGCCTGTTTCCGGAAAACTGGGTGCGGGAGTCCTGGATTGGACGCGGAAGGTCCGCCTACACAGATGATCCCTATGGCTACGGCTGGTTCCAGCAGCCGCTCGCCGGCGAAATGGGGTATTACGGGCGTGGGTACGGAGGCCAGGTACTGTATGTGATGCCCGCTCGCAAACTGACCGTGGTGATGACCTCTGACCCTACCCCACCCTCGCCGGGTTCAGCCTTTTTGCGCCGCCAGTTCCAGTTAATTGAGGAGCACATAATTCCTGCCGTGGATAACTGA